In [Clostridium] cellulosi, one genomic interval encodes:
- a CDS encoding hypothetical protein (Family membership), with translation MKKENIRQNKRKIALPLLVAYILAFCAGLFGACAITGPQSSKIIFGVLFFVFFIALLITVTLTVRKTNNIFKSVKKLLDDGKYYKAVLDCIPFPVHAVDNNMKWKFVNKAFEKSLVKSGKIADRKSAYGMVCSTAGANICNNEKCGIKQLQKGVHESYFEWSGNKCRLNAAAIVGENGEKLGYVETVTNLTKLIENEEYYKKAIANLMSNLEKLSRGDLDLDLSVPEANSNTQESRETFVMINESLGRVKESLELLTNDAAYLRAAAVEGRLDTRVDASGHSGVYQKIISGIDDTLEAIVKPVKFTTEYILKLANGEDLEEIENTYSGDYAVLMNSLNSVRESLYTLLDESIKLLEAGREGNLTARADTSKFKGGYAKVIAGINGMFEAFATPLNEANEILALMANNDFTRGMDKDYNGEFGKLAESVNKLRETFLIIEELLIEISNGDLSQLEEIMKMPKRSENDRLRPAFIEMMKSVKQLVDEANMLAESAANGKLSVRGNAAGLKGEYGEVVAHINRMIEAVEKPFNDLVFVLEKWTEGDLTAEIDKEYIGDYLRIKNAVNTTGEKFRQMLNSINEAASQVASGSKEIASGSQNLSRGTTEQASSIEELTAAISEIAEQTKNNAKNAENAKSLSLEVQKEAIEGNEKMKSMQEAMRGISDSSANIAKIIKVIDDIAFQTNILSLNAAVEAARAGQAGKGFAVVAQEVRTLASRSATAAKETTQLIEDSSKRVEIGAKIVDETAAEFEKIMQSIEKTTKLVGEISEASAKQATGITQIDKGIEQVSTVVQTNSATAEESAAASEQLSAQAQALRDMVSQFKLGKSSEEPVEKSNVKAERNAAPAIQEKETQPKIVLDDKPQGDYGKY, from the coding sequence ATGAAAAAAGAAAACATCAGGCAAAACAAACGCAAAATAGCACTGCCCCTGCTAGTAGCTTATATCCTAGCATTTTGCGCAGGACTGTTCGGAGCGTGTGCAATTACGGGACCACAGTCTTCAAAAATCATTTTTGGAGTACTTTTCTTTGTATTTTTTATTGCTTTACTAATAACAGTTACTTTGACGGTGAGAAAAACAAACAATATATTTAAGTCAGTTAAGAAACTGTTAGATGACGGCAAATATTACAAGGCGGTTCTTGACTGCATACCTTTTCCGGTCCATGCGGTTGACAATAATATGAAATGGAAGTTTGTCAATAAGGCGTTTGAGAAAAGTCTTGTCAAAAGCGGCAAGATAGCTGACCGCAAAAGCGCATACGGCATGGTTTGCAGCACTGCCGGTGCAAATATATGCAACAATGAGAAATGCGGCATTAAGCAGTTGCAAAAAGGCGTTCACGAGAGCTATTTCGAGTGGAGTGGCAACAAATGCAGGCTGAATGCAGCGGCTATTGTCGGCGAAAACGGCGAGAAACTGGGATATGTTGAAACCGTAACCAACTTGACAAAACTCATTGAAAATGAAGAATACTACAAAAAAGCGATAGCCAATCTCATGAGCAATCTCGAGAAGCTCTCAAGGGGTGATCTTGACCTTGACCTGTCAGTTCCAGAGGCCAACAGCAACACCCAAGAATCCAGAGAAACATTTGTCATGATTAATGAGAGTCTCGGTAGAGTAAAGGAATCGCTTGAACTTTTAACAAACGACGCTGCGTATCTGCGTGCTGCGGCTGTTGAAGGACGTTTGGATACAAGAGTTGATGCTTCAGGACACAGCGGCGTATATCAGAAGATTATCAGCGGCATCGACGATACGCTTGAGGCAATTGTTAAACCGGTTAAGTTCACCACTGAATACATATTAAAATTAGCTAATGGCGAAGATTTAGAGGAAATTGAAAATACATACAGCGGCGATTACGCAGTTTTAATGAATAGCCTTAACAGTGTAAGAGAATCATTATATACGCTACTCGACGAATCCATTAAGTTGCTAGAAGCCGGACGTGAGGGTAATCTTACAGCGAGAGCGGATACATCGAAGTTCAAAGGCGGATATGCAAAAGTAATTGCCGGCATAAATGGTATGTTTGAGGCTTTCGCAACACCGCTCAATGAAGCGAATGAAATACTTGCTTTAATGGCAAATAACGATTTCACCCGCGGGATGGATAAAGATTACAACGGTGAGTTCGGCAAACTTGCAGAGTCTGTAAACAAATTAAGAGAGACTTTCCTGATAATTGAGGAACTTCTTATAGAAATCTCGAATGGTGATTTGAGCCAGCTCGAAGAGATAATGAAAATGCCGAAGAGAAGTGAAAACGATAGGTTACGGCCTGCTTTCATTGAAATGATGAAATCAGTTAAGCAACTTGTTGATGAAGCTAACATGCTCGCAGAAAGCGCGGCGAACGGCAAACTCAGTGTAAGAGGCAATGCGGCCGGCCTTAAGGGTGAATACGGTGAAGTTGTCGCACATATAAACAGAATGATAGAAGCAGTAGAAAAACCGTTTAATGATCTGGTTTTTGTCCTTGAAAAGTGGACTGAAGGCGATTTGACAGCGGAAATTGACAAAGAATATATAGGGGATTATCTCAGGATCAAGAATGCGGTTAACACAACTGGTGAAAAATTTAGGCAGATGCTCAATAGTATAAACGAAGCGGCGTCACAGGTGGCATCAGGCTCAAAGGAAATAGCTTCCGGCAGCCAAAACCTGTCTCGCGGCACAACTGAACAGGCAAGCTCAATTGAGGAACTGACCGCAGCTATTTCTGAGATTGCGGAGCAGACAAAGAACAACGCAAAGAACGCCGAAAACGCAAAATCACTTTCGCTGGAGGTTCAAAAAGAAGCAATCGAGGGCAATGAAAAGATGAAGAGCATGCAGGAGGCTATGCGCGGCATAAGCGATTCCTCCGCGAACATCGCAAAGATAATAAAGGTCATTGATGATATTGCCTTCCAGACAAATATCCTCTCGCTCAATGCTGCTGTTGAAGCGGCACGTGCCGGACAGGCAGGAAAAGGCTTTGCCGTCGTTGCTCAAGAAGTAAGAACCCTTGCCTCCAGAAGCGCAACGGCAGCCAAAGAGACGACCCAGCTTATCGAGGACTCCAGCAAACGTGTCGAGATTGGGGCTAAGATAGTAGACGAGACCGCCGCTGAATTTGAAAAGATAATGCAAAGCATTGAAAAAACCACAAAACTTGTCGGAGAGATTTCCGAGGCTTCGGCTAAGCAGGCAACGGGTATTACCCAAATTGACAAAGGAATTGAACAGGTTTCTACTGTTGTTCAGACCAACTCGGCAACCGCTGAGGAATCAGCAGCGGCAAGCGAGCAGCTTTCAGCTCAGGCTCAGGCATTGCGTGACATGGTCTCACAGTTTAAATTAGGAAAATCAAGTGAAGAGCCAGTAGAAAAAAGCAATGTAAAAGCTGAAAGAAATGCTGCGCCCGCCATTCAAGAAAAGGAAACACAACCGAAGATTGTTCTTGACGATAAACCGCAAGGCGATTACGGCAAGTATTAA
- the ypsC gene encoding putative RNA methyltransferase YpsC (High confidence in function and specificity): protein MDKVTLACPCLFGVESLVADEIKALGYNDVETQNGRVIFHADESAIARANIWLRCAERVLIMLGEFEAHSFEDLFQGVKAIPWEKWIGRDDAFPVKGWSLNSKLHSVPDCQAIIKKAIVEHLKEKYHVTWFKETGAKFQIQFSILKDKVSIYIDTSGEGLHKRGYRRNSIEAPLKETLAASMVKIARFYADRAFCDPMCGSGTILIEAALIGRNIAPGLNRSFAAENFHLDKSIWKDAREEASAAINSEPIEVFGYDIDQKAVELTLENAKKAGVGDVITASRQDLRDFAPTQEHGTVVTNPPYGERLLDIKAAEEIYKTMGSVFLKLKGWRFYIISPSENFESLFGKRADKKRKLYNGMIKCEFFQYFRR, encoded by the coding sequence ATGGATAAAGTAACACTTGCCTGCCCATGCCTGTTTGGCGTGGAAAGTCTTGTTGCCGATGAAATCAAGGCTCTCGGCTATAACGATGTCGAGACACAAAACGGCAGAGTCATCTTCCATGCCGACGAGTCGGCGATAGCAAGGGCGAATATATGGCTGCGCTGCGCAGAGCGCGTTCTTATAATGTTGGGAGAATTTGAGGCCCACAGCTTTGAAGACCTATTTCAAGGGGTCAAGGCCATACCATGGGAAAAATGGATAGGCCGCGATGACGCGTTCCCGGTAAAAGGCTGGTCGCTTAACTCAAAGCTTCACAGTGTGCCGGATTGTCAGGCAATTATAAAGAAAGCCATCGTGGAACATCTGAAAGAAAAATATCACGTCACTTGGTTTAAAGAGACGGGTGCCAAATTTCAAATCCAGTTTTCAATTTTAAAGGATAAGGTTTCAATATACATTGATACGTCCGGTGAAGGACTTCATAAAAGAGGATACCGCCGCAATTCCATTGAAGCCCCGCTCAAGGAGACACTCGCGGCCTCAATGGTAAAAATAGCGCGTTTTTACGCTGACAGGGCATTCTGTGACCCTATGTGCGGCTCAGGCACCATTCTCATCGAGGCAGCGCTTATAGGCAGAAATATAGCCCCGGGGCTTAATCGCAGTTTTGCGGCTGAAAATTTTCACCTTGACAAATCCATTTGGAAAGACGCGAGGGAAGAGGCCAGCGCCGCAATAAACAGCGAACCAATCGAGGTTTTCGGATATGATATCGACCAGAAGGCTGTTGAACTGACGCTTGAAAACGCCAAAAAAGCGGGCGTGGGGGACGTCATAACTGCTTCAAGGCAGGATCTGCGCGATTTTGCGCCTACACAGGAGCACGGGACGGTCGTTACAAACCCGCCTTATGGTGAGCGGCTTCTCGACATAAAAGCCGCTGAGGAAATTTACAAAACTATGGGTTCAGTGTTCTTAAAGCTCAAAGGCTGGCGATTCTATATTATCAGCCCGAGCGAAAATTTCGAATCGCTTTTTGGAAAGCGCGCCGACAAAAAACGCAAGCTCTATAACGGAATGATAAAATGCGAGTTTTTCCAGTATTTCCGAAGATAG